A single window of Nocardia higoensis DNA harbors:
- the metK gene encoding methionine adenosyltransferase: MRTTGSRLFTSESVTEGHPDKICDAISDSVLDALLAEDPHSRVAVETLVTTGQVHVAGEVTTSAWADIPRIVREKVLDIGYDSSAKGFDGNSCGVNIAIGAQSPDIAQGVDTSHEARVGGTDDEIAKQGAGDQGLMFGYATRDTPELMPLPIALAHRLSRKLTEVRKTGVLPYLRPDGKTQVTIEYDGDRPVRLDTVVISTQHAADIDLDNLLAPDIREKVLDAVLADLDLPTLDISDIRLLVNPTGKFVLGGPMGDAGLTGRKIIVDTYGGMARHGGGAFSGKDPSKVDRSAAYAMRWVAKNVVAADLAERVEVQVAYAIGKAAPVGLFVETFGTEKVDPARISAAITEVFDLRPGAIIRDLDLLRPIYAPTAAYGHFGRTDVDLPWEHTDRADKLRAAVGL; encoded by the coding sequence GTGCGCACGACTGGCAGCCGCCTATTCACCAGTGAGTCCGTGACCGAAGGTCACCCGGACAAGATCTGTGACGCGATCAGCGATTCCGTCCTCGACGCGTTGCTCGCCGAAGACCCGCACAGCCGGGTCGCCGTGGAAACCCTCGTGACCACCGGCCAGGTGCACGTCGCCGGTGAGGTCACCACCTCGGCCTGGGCCGACATTCCGCGCATCGTCCGCGAGAAGGTCCTCGATATCGGCTACGACTCCTCCGCCAAGGGCTTCGACGGCAACTCCTGCGGCGTCAATATCGCCATCGGTGCCCAGTCGCCCGACATCGCTCAGGGCGTGGACACCTCGCACGAGGCGCGCGTCGGCGGTACCGACGATGAGATCGCCAAGCAGGGCGCGGGCGACCAGGGCCTGATGTTCGGCTACGCCACCCGCGACACCCCCGAGCTGATGCCACTGCCGATCGCGCTGGCGCACCGGCTCTCGCGCAAGCTCACCGAGGTCCGTAAGACCGGCGTGCTGCCGTACCTGCGGCCCGACGGCAAGACCCAGGTCACCATCGAATACGACGGCGATCGCCCGGTCCGGCTGGACACCGTGGTCATCTCGACCCAGCACGCCGCCGACATCGATCTGGACAACCTGCTCGCCCCCGACATCCGGGAGAAGGTCCTCGACGCGGTGCTCGCCGACCTGGACCTGCCCACCCTGGACATCTCCGACATCCGGCTGCTGGTCAACCCGACCGGCAAGTTCGTCCTCGGCGGCCCGATGGGTGACGCGGGCCTGACCGGCCGCAAGATCATCGTCGACACCTACGGCGGCATGGCCCGCCACGGCGGCGGCGCCTTCTCCGGCAAGGATCCGTCGAAGGTGGACCGCTCGGCTGCCTACGCCATGCGCTGGGTCGCCAAGAACGTCGTCGCGGCCGACCTGGCCGAACGTGTCGAGGTGCAGGTCGCCTACGCCATCGGCAAGGCGGCCCCGGTGGGCCTGTTCGTGGAGACCTTCGGCACCGAGAAGGTCGATCCGGCGCGCATCTCGGCCGCGATCACCGAGGTGTTCGACCTGCGTCCGGGCGCGATCATCCGCGACCTGGATCTGCTGCGCCCGATCTACGCGCCGACCGCCGCCTACGGTCACTTCGGCCGCACCGATGTCGACCTGCCCTGGGAGCACACCGACCGCGCCGACAAGCTGCGCGCCGCTGTCGGTCTCTAG
- the coaBC gene encoding bifunctional phosphopantothenoylcysteine decarboxylase/phosphopantothenate--cysteine ligase CoaBC translates to MSTRIVVGVGGGIAAYKACALIRRFTETGHQVRVIPTESALQFVGKATFEALSGNPVHTDVFTDVPEVPHVRLGQEADLVVIAPATADLMARAAHGRADDLLTATLLTARCPVLFAPAMHTEMWEHPATQANVATLRAHGAVVMEPASGRLTGTDTGPGRLPEPEEIFGLASLLQERQDAVPRDLVGKRIVITAGGTREPLDPVRFLGNRSSGKQGYALARVAAQRGAQVTLIAGNTIEMAAPAAVDLVHITTADQLKTAVDKHAVGADAVIMAAAVADFRPTNVAAVKIKKGAGEPDVIPLTKNDDILAGLVQSRRDGQLPGTAIVGFAAETGDEDGDVLTHARAKLARKGCDLLVVNAVGEGKAFEVDTNDGWLLGADGAEQALDHGSKALLASRVLDALVPLLRS, encoded by the coding sequence GTGAGCACACGCATCGTCGTCGGCGTCGGCGGCGGGATCGCCGCCTACAAGGCCTGCGCGTTGATCCGGCGGTTCACCGAGACAGGGCATCAGGTCCGGGTGATCCCCACCGAGTCGGCCTTGCAGTTCGTCGGCAAGGCCACCTTCGAGGCGCTGTCCGGGAATCCGGTGCACACCGATGTGTTCACCGACGTCCCCGAGGTGCCCCATGTACGGCTGGGCCAGGAAGCCGATCTGGTCGTCATCGCCCCCGCGACCGCCGATCTGATGGCCCGTGCCGCGCACGGCCGCGCGGACGACCTGCTCACCGCCACCCTGCTCACCGCCCGATGTCCGGTGCTGTTCGCGCCCGCGATGCACACCGAGATGTGGGAGCATCCGGCCACTCAGGCCAACGTGGCCACCCTGCGCGCGCACGGCGCGGTCGTCATGGAACCGGCCTCGGGCCGGCTCACCGGTACCGACACCGGACCGGGCCGGCTACCCGAGCCCGAGGAGATCTTCGGCTTGGCCTCGCTGCTGCAGGAACGTCAGGACGCCGTGCCGCGCGATCTGGTCGGCAAGCGCATCGTGATCACCGCGGGCGGCACGCGTGAGCCGCTGGATCCGGTGCGCTTCCTCGGCAACCGCAGTTCCGGCAAACAGGGTTACGCACTGGCCAGGGTCGCCGCCCAGCGCGGCGCGCAGGTCACGCTCATCGCGGGCAACACCATCGAGATGGCCGCGCCCGCCGCGGTCGATCTGGTGCATATCACCACCGCCGACCAACTCAAGACCGCTGTCGACAAGCACGCCGTCGGCGCCGACGCGGTGATCATGGCGGCGGCGGTGGCCGACTTCCGGCCGACCAACGTGGCCGCCGTCAAGATCAAGAAGGGCGCGGGCGAGCCCGACGTCATCCCGCTGACCAAGAACGACGACATCCTCGCCGGCCTCGTGCAGTCCCGTCGCGACGGGCAGCTGCCCGGCACCGCCATCGTCGGCTTCGCCGCGGAGACCGGTGACGAGGACGGAGACGTGCTCACCCACGCGCGCGCCAAACTGGCGCGTAAGGGCTGCGATCTGCTCGTGGTCAATGCCGTGGGCGAGGGCAAGGCGTTCGAGGTCGACACCAACGACGGCTGGTTGCTCGGCGCCGACGGTGCCGAACAGGCGCTCGACCACGGGTCGAAGGCATTGCTGGCCAGCCGGGTGCTCGACGCGCTGGTGCCGCTGTTGCGTTCCTGA
- the rpoZ gene encoding DNA-directed RNA polymerase subunit omega encodes MSDTKTVPAYDTPIGLTNPPIDELLERTSSKYALVIYAAKRARQINDYYNQLGDGILEYVGPLVEPGLQEKPLSVAMREIHSDLLEHTEGE; translated from the coding sequence GTGAGCGATACCAAGACCGTGCCCGCGTACGACACCCCGATCGGTCTGACCAACCCCCCGATCGACGAGCTGCTCGAGCGCACGTCGTCGAAGTACGCGCTGGTGATCTACGCGGCCAAGCGGGCCCGTCAGATCAACGACTACTACAACCAGCTCGGCGACGGCATCCTCGAGTACGTCGGTCCCCTGGTCGAGCCGGGTCTGCAGGAGAAGCCGCTGTCGGTCGCCATGCGCGAGATCCACTCGGACCTGCTCGAGCACACCGAAGGCGAGTGA
- the gmk gene encoding guanylate kinase yields the protein MVEHTRKGRLVVLVGPSAVGKSTVVRCVRERLPELVFSVSATTRAPRPGEVDGRDYRFVTRAEFDAMVEAGDLLEWAEIHGGLQRSGTPAGPVREALAEGKNVLLEVDLEGARSVRAVMPEARLVFLAPPSWEELVARLTSRGTETPEVIERRLATARVELAACDEFDNIIVNDDVTDACEQLVSLFISTNSR from the coding sequence GTGGTCGAACACACGCGGAAGGGTCGACTGGTAGTTCTGGTCGGCCCCTCGGCCGTCGGTAAGTCGACGGTCGTGCGGTGCGTGCGGGAGCGCCTGCCCGAACTGGTCTTCAGTGTGTCGGCGACGACCCGGGCCCCCAGGCCCGGGGAGGTCGACGGCCGGGACTACCGGTTCGTCACCCGGGCCGAGTTCGACGCCATGGTCGAGGCTGGTGACCTGCTCGAATGGGCGGAGATCCACGGTGGGCTGCAGCGGTCGGGTACCCCGGCCGGGCCGGTGCGCGAAGCACTGGCCGAAGGCAAGAACGTATTGCTCGAGGTCGATCTCGAGGGCGCGCGCTCGGTGCGCGCGGTCATGCCCGAGGCGCGGCTGGTCTTCCTGGCCCCGCCGAGCTGGGAGGAACTGGTCGCCCGGCTCACCTCCCGCGGCACCGAGACGCCCGAGGTGATCGAGCGCAGGCTGGCTACCGCCAGGGTCGAACTGGCTGCCTGTGACGAGTTCGACAACATCATCGTGAACGACGACGTGACCGACGCCTGTGAGCAGTTGGTATCGTTGTTCATCAGCACGAATTCGAGGTAG
- the mihF gene encoding integration host factor, actinobacterial type, with protein MALPQLTDEQRAAALEKAAAARRARAELKERLKRGGTDLKSVLTDAETDEILGKMKVSALLEALPKVGKVKAAEIMSELEIAPTRRLRGLGDRQRKALLARFDFDA; from the coding sequence GTGGCCCTTCCCCAGCTGACTGACGAGCAGCGCGCCGCTGCTCTGGAGAAGGCGGCTGCTGCTCGCCGCGCTCGGGCGGAGCTCAAGGAGCGCTTGAAGCGTGGCGGCACCGACCTGAAGAGCGTGCTCACCGACGCCGAAACCGACGAGATCCTCGGCAAGATGAAGGTGTCGGCGCTGCTCGAGGCCCTGCCCAAGGTGGGCAAGGTCAAGGCGGCCGAAATCATGAGCGAGCTGGAGATCGCCCCCACCCGCCGCCTGCGCGGACTCGGCGATCGGCAGCGCAAGGCGCTGCTGGCCCGATTCGACTTCGACGCCTGA
- the pyrF gene encoding orotidine-5'-phosphate decarboxylase, whose amino-acid sequence MSSFGTRLREAMDGFGPLCVGIDPHPHLLREWGLTEDAEGLERFAEICVEAFDGMVALVKPQVAFFEAYGSAGIAVLERAVEVLRASGTLVLADAKRGDIGSTMDAYARTWLADGPLGSDAVTVSPYLGFGSLAPALALAEANGRGVFVLAATSNPEGAQVQTAVAADGRSIAQTMVDEAAARNADAEFGSVGVVVGATLAVAPDLSALNGPILMPGVGAQGGGPESVRGLVPEAMLRAVVPNVSREVLREGPSVSALRARLDALQGEFGFLRR is encoded by the coding sequence GTGAGCAGCTTCGGCACCCGATTACGCGAGGCGATGGACGGCTTCGGCCCGCTGTGCGTCGGCATCGACCCGCACCCGCACCTGCTGCGGGAGTGGGGCCTGACCGAGGACGCCGAAGGGCTCGAGCGATTCGCCGAGATCTGCGTCGAGGCCTTCGACGGCATGGTGGCGCTGGTCAAACCGCAGGTCGCGTTCTTCGAGGCCTACGGTTCGGCGGGCATCGCCGTGCTGGAACGGGCCGTCGAGGTGTTGCGCGCGTCGGGCACCTTGGTGCTCGCCGACGCCAAGCGCGGTGACATCGGCTCCACGATGGACGCCTACGCGCGGACCTGGCTCGCCGACGGACCGCTCGGTTCGGACGCTGTCACAGTGTCGCCGTATCTCGGCTTCGGCTCCCTCGCTCCGGCGCTGGCGCTGGCCGAGGCCAACGGACGCGGGGTGTTCGTCCTCGCGGCCACCTCGAATCCGGAGGGCGCTCAGGTACAGACCGCCGTCGCGGCCGACGGGCGCAGCATCGCGCAGACCATGGTCGACGAGGCGGCGGCCCGCAATGCGGACGCGGAGTTCGGCTCGGTCGGCGTCGTTGTCGGCGCCACACTGGCCGTCGCCCCTGACCTGTCCGCGCTCAACGGGCCGATCCTGATGCCGGGCGTCGGCGCGCAGGGTGGCGGACCGGAGTCGGTGCGCGGGCTGGTGCCCGAGGCCATGCTGCGGGCCGTGGTGCCGAACGTCTCGCGGGAAGTGCTGCGCGAGGGGCCGTCGGTCTCGGCGTTGCGCGCCCGCCTCGATGCGCTGCAGGGCGAATTCGGTTTCCTCCGAAGGTGA
- the carB gene encoding carbamoyl-phosphate synthase large subunit — protein sequence MPRREDLRHILVIGSGPIVIGQACEFDYSGTQACRVLEAEGLRVSLVNSNPATIMTDPEFADATYVEPITPEFVEKVIAKERPDAILATLGGQTALNTAVALHERGVLEKYDVELIGADFDAIQRGEDRQKFKDIVASVGGESARSRVCYTMDEVRETVAELGFPVVVRPSFTMGGLGSGMAYNDEDLDRIAGGGLAASPTANVLIEESILGWKEYELELMRDSRDNVVVVCSIENVDPMGVHTGDSMTVAPAMTLTDREYQKLRDLGIAILRAVGVDTGGCNIQFAVNPRDGRLIVIEMNPRVSRSSALASKATGFPIAKIAAKLAIGYTLDEIVNDITKETPACFEPTLDYVVVKAPRFAFEKFPGADATLTTTMKSVGEAMSLGRNFSEALGKVLRSLETKATGFWTQEDGPWAPVDGDVARAIDKILADLRVPTEGRIYQVERALRYGASIEDVAAASGIDPWFVAEVAGLVELRAAILEAPVLDEPLLRRAKYYGLSDRQLAALRPELAGESGVRSLRHRLGIRPVYKTVDTCAAEFEAKTPYHYSTYELDPAAESEVAPQRERAKVIILGSGPNRIGQGIEFDYSCVHAALTLSEAGYETVMVNCNPETVSTDYDTADRLYFEPLTFEDVLEVYHAESESGTVAGVIVQLGGQTPLGLAQRLTDAGVPVVGTSAAAIDLAEDRGEFGEVLVAAGLPAPKYGTATTVAQAKKIAAGIGYPVLVRPSYVLGGRGMEIVYDETSLEGYISRATELNPDHPVLVDRFLEDAIEIDVDALCDGEEVYLGGVMEHIEEAGIHSGDSACALPPITLGRSDIEAVRRSTVALAKGIGVQGLLNVQYALKDDVLYVLEANPRASRTVPFVSKATAVPLAKAAARIMLGATIAELRKEGMLPPEGDGGHVPLDAPVAVKEAVLPFHRFRRADGSGVDSLLSPEMKSTGEVMGIDADFGTAFAKSQTASYGSLPTEGTVFVSIANRDKRAMVFPVKRLHDLGFRVLATEGTAEMLQRNGIPCERVRKHSEAGPADEPTIVEQIRDGEVDMVFNTPYGNSGPRVDGYEIRTAAVGANIPCITTVQGAAAAVQGIEAGINGGIGVRSLQELHSALRG from the coding sequence ATGCCACGCCGCGAGGATCTACGCCACATCCTGGTGATCGGCTCGGGCCCGATCGTCATCGGCCAGGCCTGCGAGTTCGACTACTCGGGAACCCAGGCCTGCCGGGTGCTCGAGGCCGAGGGCCTGCGGGTATCGCTGGTCAACTCGAACCCGGCCACCATCATGACCGACCCGGAGTTCGCCGACGCCACCTACGTCGAGCCGATCACCCCGGAGTTCGTCGAGAAAGTCATCGCCAAGGAGCGCCCCGACGCGATCCTGGCGACCCTCGGCGGGCAGACCGCGCTCAACACCGCCGTCGCCCTACACGAGCGCGGGGTGCTGGAGAAGTACGACGTCGAGCTGATCGGCGCCGACTTCGACGCCATCCAGCGCGGTGAGGACCGGCAGAAGTTCAAGGACATCGTCGCCTCCGTCGGCGGCGAGAGCGCCCGCTCGCGCGTCTGCTACACCATGGACGAGGTGCGCGAGACCGTCGCCGAGCTGGGCTTCCCGGTCGTCGTGCGGCCGTCGTTCACCATGGGCGGCCTCGGTTCGGGTATGGCCTACAACGACGAGGACCTGGACCGGATCGCCGGTGGCGGCCTGGCCGCCTCGCCGACCGCGAACGTCCTGATCGAGGAATCCATCCTCGGGTGGAAGGAATACGAACTCGAGCTGATGCGGGACAGCCGCGACAACGTCGTGGTGGTCTGCTCGATCGAGAACGTCGACCCGATGGGCGTGCACACCGGCGACTCGATGACCGTCGCGCCCGCCATGACCCTCACCGACCGCGAGTACCAGAAGCTGCGTGACCTGGGTATCGCCATCCTGCGCGCGGTCGGCGTCGACACCGGCGGATGCAACATCCAGTTCGCGGTGAACCCGCGCGACGGCCGTCTGATCGTCATCGAGATGAACCCCCGCGTCTCGCGGTCCTCGGCGCTGGCCTCCAAGGCGACCGGCTTCCCGATCGCCAAGATCGCCGCCAAGCTGGCCATCGGCTACACCCTCGACGAGATCGTCAACGACATCACCAAGGAAACTCCGGCCTGCTTCGAGCCGACGCTGGACTACGTCGTGGTCAAGGCGCCGCGGTTCGCGTTCGAGAAGTTCCCCGGCGCCGACGCCACGCTGACCACCACTATGAAGTCGGTGGGCGAGGCGATGTCGCTGGGTCGCAATTTCTCCGAAGCGCTCGGCAAGGTGCTGCGTTCGCTCGAGACCAAGGCCACCGGCTTCTGGACCCAGGAAGACGGCCCGTGGGCGCCGGTCGACGGTGACGTCGCACGGGCGATCGACAAGATCCTCGCCGACCTGCGCGTGCCCACCGAAGGCCGCATCTACCAGGTCGAACGCGCCCTGCGCTACGGCGCGAGCATCGAGGATGTCGCCGCCGCCTCCGGCATCGACCCGTGGTTCGTCGCCGAGGTCGCCGGGCTGGTGGAGCTGCGCGCCGCGATCCTCGAGGCCCCCGTGCTCGACGAGCCGCTGCTGCGTCGCGCCAAGTACTACGGTCTGTCCGATCGGCAGCTGGCCGCGCTGCGTCCGGAACTCGCCGGCGAGAGCGGGGTGCGTTCGCTGCGCCACCGCCTGGGCATCCGGCCGGTCTACAAGACCGTCGACACCTGCGCCGCGGAGTTCGAGGCCAAGACCCCGTACCACTACTCGACCTACGAGCTGGACCCGGCGGCCGAGAGCGAAGTCGCGCCGCAGCGGGAGCGTGCGAAGGTCATCATCCTGGGATCGGGCCCGAACCGCATCGGTCAGGGCATCGAGTTCGACTACTCGTGCGTGCACGCCGCGCTGACGCTGTCGGAGGCCGGGTACGAGACGGTGATGGTCAACTGCAACCCCGAGACCGTCTCCACCGACTACGACACCGCCGACCGCCTCTACTTCGAGCCGCTGACCTTCGAGGACGTGCTCGAGGTCTACCACGCCGAGAGCGAGTCGGGCACCGTCGCCGGAGTCATCGTGCAGCTGGGCGGGCAGACTCCGCTCGGTTTGGCGCAGCGCCTGACCGACGCGGGCGTGCCGGTCGTCGGCACCAGCGCCGCCGCCATCGACCTGGCCGAGGACCGCGGCGAGTTCGGCGAGGTGCTGGTCGCGGCCGGGCTGCCCGCGCCGAAGTACGGCACCGCCACCACGGTTGCGCAGGCCAAGAAGATCGCCGCCGGTATCGGTTACCCGGTGCTGGTGCGTCCGTCCTATGTGCTCGGCGGACGCGGCATGGAGATCGTCTACGACGAGACGTCCCTCGAGGGGTACATTTCCCGCGCCACCGAGCTCAACCCCGATCATCCGGTGCTGGTCGACCGCTTCCTGGAAGACGCCATCGAGATCGACGTGGACGCGCTGTGCGACGGCGAGGAGGTCTACCTCGGCGGTGTGATGGAGCACATCGAAGAAGCGGGCATCCACTCCGGCGACTCCGCGTGCGCGCTCCCGCCGATCACCCTCGGTCGCAGCGACATCGAAGCGGTACGCCGCTCCACCGTCGCGCTGGCCAAGGGCATCGGCGTGCAGGGCCTGCTCAACGTGCAGTACGCGCTCAAGGACGACGTGCTCTACGTGCTCGAGGCCAACCCGCGCGCCAGCCGCACGGTGCCGTTCGTCTCCAAGGCCACCGCGGTGCCGCTGGCCAAGGCCGCGGCGCGGATCATGCTCGGCGCCACGATCGCCGAACTCCGCAAGGAGGGCATGTTGCCCCCCGAGGGTGACGGTGGGCATGTCCCGCTGGACGCGCCGGTCGCGGTCAAGGAAGCCGTGCTGCCGTTCCACCGGTTCCGCCGCGCCGACGGCAGCGGGGTCGACTCGCTGCTGTCCCCGGAGATGAAGTCCACCGGTGAGGTCATGGGCATCGACGCCGACTTCGGCACCGCTTTCGCCAAGAGCCAGACCGCCTCCTACGGCTCGTTGCCGACGGAGGGGACGGTCTTCGTCTCCATCGCCAACCGCGACAAGCGCGCGATGGTGTTCCCGGTCAAGCGCCTGCACGATCTCGGTTTCCGCGTGCTGGCCACCGAGGGCACCGCGGAGATGTTGCAGCGCAACGGCATTCCGTGCGAGCGGGTGCGCAAGCACTCCGAGGCCGGGCCCGCCGACGAGCCGACCATCGTGGAGCAGATCCGTGACGGCGAGGTCGACATGGTGTTCAACACCCCGTACGGCAACTCGGGTCCGCGTGTGGACGGATACGAGATCCGCACCGCTGCGGTGGGCGCGAACATCCCGTGCATCACCACCGTGCAGGGTGCGGCGGCCGCGGTGCAGGGCATCGAGGCGGGCATCAACGGCGGCATCGGGGTGCGGTCCCTGCAGGAACTGCACTCGGCGCTGCGCGGGTGA
- the carA gene encoding glutamine-hydrolyzing carbamoyl-phosphate synthase small subunit has protein sequence MSADSAAALVLEDGRVFRGTAYGAVGQTLGEAVFCTAMTGYQETLTDPSYHRQIVVATAPQIGNTGWNEEDDESQKIWVAGYAVRDPARLASNWRATTTLPAELDSQGVVGIAGIDTRALVRHLRTRGSMKAGIFSGDALANTEELVARVTGQPSMLGADLAGEVSTDSLYTIEPTGEPRFTVVAVDLGIKTNTPRMFAERGLRVHVVPSTTSLDQLLELKPDGVFLSNGPGDPATQNSAVAITQGVLERGLPLFGICFGNQILGRALGRETYKMKFGHRGINIPVVEHETGRISITAQNHGFALEGEKGEQFDTPFGRAEVSHVCANDGTVEGVRLLDGRAFSVQYHPEAAAGPHDAAYLFDRFAGLMEGA, from the coding sequence ATGAGCGCAGATTCTGCTGCTGCCCTGGTACTCGAGGACGGCCGGGTGTTCCGGGGAACGGCCTACGGTGCGGTGGGACAGACCCTCGGTGAAGCGGTGTTCTGCACCGCGATGACGGGGTACCAGGAGACCCTGACCGATCCGAGCTACCACCGCCAGATCGTGGTGGCCACGGCTCCGCAGATCGGCAACACCGGGTGGAACGAAGAAGACGACGAATCCCAGAAGATCTGGGTCGCCGGGTACGCGGTGCGCGACCCCGCGCGGCTGGCCTCCAACTGGCGGGCCACCACCACGCTGCCCGCCGAGCTGGACAGCCAGGGCGTGGTCGGCATCGCCGGGATCGACACCCGCGCGCTGGTGCGTCACCTGCGCACCCGCGGGTCGATGAAGGCGGGCATCTTCTCCGGTGACGCGCTCGCGAACACCGAGGAACTGGTGGCCAGGGTCACCGGCCAGCCCTCGATGCTCGGCGCGGACCTGGCGGGAGAGGTCTCGACCGATTCGCTCTACACGATCGAGCCGACCGGCGAGCCGCGCTTCACGGTGGTCGCCGTGGACCTCGGCATCAAGACCAACACTCCGCGCATGTTCGCCGAGCGCGGCCTGCGGGTGCACGTGGTGCCTTCCACCACGTCGCTGGACCAGCTGCTCGAGCTGAAGCCGGACGGGGTGTTCCTGTCCAACGGCCCGGGCGACCCGGCCACCCAGAACAGCGCGGTCGCCATCACCCAGGGCGTGCTCGAACGCGGGCTGCCGCTGTTCGGCATCTGCTTCGGCAACCAGATCCTCGGCCGCGCGCTGGGCCGCGAGACCTACAAGATGAAATTCGGCCACCGCGGCATCAACATCCCGGTGGTCGAGCACGAGACCGGCCGCATCTCCATCACCGCGCAGAACCACGGGTTCGCGCTGGAAGGCGAGAAGGGCGAGCAGTTCGACACCCCGTTCGGGCGTGCCGAGGTCAGCCACGTGTGCGCCAACGACGGGACCGTGGAGGGTGTGCGTCTGCTCGACGGCCGCGCGTTCTCTGTGCAGTACCACCCCGAGGCCGCCGCGGGCCCGCACGACGCCGCATATCTGTTCGACCGCTTCGCCGGTCTCATGGAAGGAGCCTGA
- a CDS encoding transporter, whose protein sequence is MERTLWVIGCFVLFALGVWGMYRGWMNRAARQAERIGELPPVPEDLGAQLLEPTTGLYLGSTMAPSWQDRIAVGDLGFRATAELTKFERGILLERDGAATIWIPGESVTAIRTERGHAGKVMTEDGVLVIRWKLPTGTEIDTGFRGDDKTVYPAWAASMTEEDDR, encoded by the coding sequence CTGGAGAGAACGCTGTGGGTGATCGGCTGCTTCGTCCTGTTCGCGCTCGGTGTGTGGGGGATGTACCGAGGCTGGATGAACCGCGCCGCTCGCCAGGCCGAGCGCATCGGCGAACTGCCGCCGGTACCCGAGGACCTGGGCGCACAACTGCTGGAACCGACGACCGGCCTGTATCTGGGCAGCACCATGGCGCCCAGCTGGCAGGACCGGATCGCGGTGGGAGATCTGGGGTTCCGCGCGACCGCGGAGCTGACGAAGTTCGAACGAGGAATCCTGCTCGAACGCGACGGGGCGGCGACGATCTGGATTCCCGGTGAATCCGTGACGGCGATCCGCACCGAACGCGGGCACGCGGGCAAGGTGATGACGGAAGATGGTGTGCTGGTAATTCGCTGGAAGCTGCCGACGGGAACCGAGATCGATACCGGTTTCCGGGGAGACGACAAGACGGTGTACCCGGCGTGGGCCGCGTCGATGACGGAAGAAGACGACAGATGA